Within Paeniglutamicibacter psychrophenolicus, the genomic segment CCACTGGACCGTCACGTAGGCGTCGACGCGGTCGGCCTTCAGGTTCGGGATGGCCTGTGCGGTCGGGCCGATGGCAAGGGCCGTGACATCGGAATACTTCATGCCCGCAAGTTCCAGGGCCAGCTTCAGCTGCAGGTCGCCGCCGGCGCCAACGGAGGAGACACCGACCTTCTTGCCCTTCAGCGAAGCCATCTTTTCCTCGAAGCTCGCATCCGCGGACGGCCACTGGTGCTTCTGGCTGCCCACGATGCCGTAGGTGGTTTCCATGGTGCGGAAGCCGACCAGCAGCGGGCGCTTGCCCTTGGAGCTGTTGGCGTGGGTGGCCATGAGCAGCAGCGTGTCGGCGGCGTAGCCGTCGATGGCGCCGGCAACCAACAGCTGGAAGGCCTGGACCCCGGATTGCGGGTTCAGGTGCTTGGGGACGTTGAGGTTGTGCTTGGCATAGTCCTTGTTAGCCAGGTTGACCGCGTCAAGGAAGTAGGCGTCGCCGGGGAAGGCGGCAATGGAAAAGTCCGTGACCCCACCCTCGGAGGCGTTTTTGCCGCCGCCGCAGGCCGCCAGCAGCGGCACCGAACCGAGCGCCGCGGCACCCAGGCCGGCGTACCTCAGCAGGGAGCGGCGTGAGACGCCCCCGTCCAATCCCTGCAGTCCGCCGAAGGGCGATCCGCCGTTCCGTGATTCAAACATTCCTACTCCTGAGTGATTGGTTCGTGCCTTGTTTGAAGGCGGCAGCCGGTCCGGGCGCCTGTGCCCCGTTGGTGCTACGTGGAGCTCTGGGAGTGTTCCATGACCACGCGGCCCACGGTCTTGCCGTCGGCCAGGCGCTGCAGGCCGGCGGGCACGCCGTCGATCTCGAAGCGCTCGGACACGAAGGGCACGATGGCCCCGGAGTCGGCCAACCGGGTCAGTTCCTTGTGGCAGTCGTCGACCGCCTGCGGGTTCTTGGTGTTGTACAGGCCCCAGTGGATGCCGAGGATCGCGTAGTTCTTCACCAGTGCGTGGTTCAGCTTGGCGGACTGGATCTCCCCGCCGGCGAAGCCGACCACGATGATCCGGCCCTCGAAGGCGATGCACTTGGTGGAGCGCTGGTAGGTTTCGCCGCCGACCGGGTCGTAGATGACATCCGCGCCCCGCCCGTCGGTGAATTCGTTGACCAGTGCCACGAAGTCTTCCTCGCGGCGGTCGATGACCAGGTCCGCACCGAGCTCCTTGGCGTATGCGGCCTTCGCCGCACCGCCGACCACGCCGATGACCTTGGCCCCGGCGGCCTTGCCCAGCTGGATGGCGGCGGAACCGACGCCTCCGGCGGCGGCATGCACCAGCAGGGTTTCCCCGGGCTGGATGCGGGCCAGGCGGTGCAGGCCGAACCAGCCGGTCTGGTACCCGATGAACAGGCAAGCTGCCTGCGCATCGTCAAGCGATGCCGGCGCCGAGTGGACCGCGTGCTGGTCCATCAGCGCGTATTCGGCGAACCCGCCGTGCGGAAGCGTGGTCAACCCCAGCACCCTGTCCCCGACCTTGGCGCGGGTGACACCCGGGCCGGTGGAGATGACCTCGGCGCAAACCTCGCGACCGGGGGTGAAGGGAAGCTCCGGCTTCACCTGGTAGACGCCGCGGCACATCAACACGTCGGGGAAGTTGGCCGCGGAGGCGAGCACGCGCACCAGGACCTGGCCTTCACCGGGGGTTGGTACAGCGCGTTCGACTAGCTGCAGGGCATCGACCGGTTCACCGAGTTCGGTGACCGACCATGCCTTCAGGGTGCTGGGGATCGTCATGCTGCTACTCCGCTTCGAAACTGACCAGGGCCTGGCCCGGTGCCACCACGTCGCCCTCGGCGACGTGGAGCTCGGTCACGGTGCCGGCGTCTTCGGCCATGACGGGGATTTCCATCTTCATGGCTTCGAGGATCATGAACACGTCATCTTCCTCGACCTTGTCGCCCGGGGCGACAAGGATCTTCCATACGTTGGCACCCATGTCTGCTGCGATTGTTTCTGCCATGATCATGCACTCCTCTTGGCCAGCTTGGCCTGTTCTTTAAGTCGTTGCTGGATGCGCTCCACCAGACCGGTGTCGTAGCGTCCATCGGTGAATTCTTCGTCGTCGAGGATCTCCTCGAGGAAAGGCTGGTTCGTGACCAATCCCTCGATGACGAAATCCTCGCAGGCCTTGACCGCCCGTACAAGGGCTTCCTCGCGGGTTTCCCCGTACGCGCAGACCTTGGCGATCAGCGAGTCGAAGTGCGGGGTCACCTCGGTGCCGGCCGCGTAGCCGGAATCCACGCGGATCCCGTCTCCGGTCGGCTCGATCCAGCCGTCGATCGGGCCGGGGCGCGGGAAGAACTTCTTCGGGTCCTCGGCGCAGATCCGCAGTTCGATCGCGTGTCCGCGCTGGACCGGGTTGAAGTCCGGCGTGGTGGTGCCCGAGGCAGCAATGCTCAGCTGCTGCTCGATCAAATCGACCCCGTGGGTCATCTCGGTGATCGGGTGCTCGACCTGGATGCGGGTGTTCATCTCCAGGAAGACGAAGTCCCCGGTGCGGGTGTCGAGCAGGAACTCGACGGTGCCGGCGTTGCGGTAGCCGACCGAGCCGGCCGCGGCGATGGCGGCCTCGATGAGCTTCGCGCGGATCTCCGGGGCCAGGTTCGGCGCCGGGGATTCCTCGATGAGCTTCTGGTGGCGGCGCTGGGTGGAGCAGTCGCGTTCGCCAAAGGCCACGATGGTCCCGTTGTCCAGGCCCAGGACCTGGATCTCGATGTGCCGTGCGGACTCCACGAAACGCTCGATGAAGACGCGGTCGGAGCCGAAGCTGCGCTCGGACATCGACTTGGTGTTCTCGAACGCCTTGCGCAGTTCCTCGTCGGTGTGGGCCACGGCCATGCCGATGCCGCCGCCGCCGGCCGAGGCCTTGACCATGACCGGGTAGCCCACGGTCTTGGCTGCTTCAACCGCTTCGTCGCCGGTCTTCAGCGCCGCACCGGCGTCGCCGGAGATCGGCACGCCCGCGACGGCCACGGAGCGACGTGACTCGACCTTGTCGCCCATGACCTCGATGACCTCGGCCGAGGGGCCGATCCAGGTCAACCCGGCCTCGGCAACCTGCCGGGCGAACCCGGCGTTTTCGGCCAGGAACCCGTAACCGGGGTGGATCGCGGTGGCGCCCTGCGCCTTGGCGATCGTCACGATCTGGTCCTTGTCGAGGTACGACTGCACCGGCGTCGCACCGGTCAGCTCGATAGCGACATCGGCCTCGGAGACGTACGGCAGGCCGGCGTCCACCGCGTGGTAGACGGCCACGGTGCGCACGCCCACGCGCTTGGCGGTGCGGATGATCCTGCGGGCGATCTCGCCGCGGTTGGCGATCAGCAGGCTTTCTGGAAATGCATTCACGGTTTTCCCCTTAGAAGCTCGTCGGCCAGGTGCTCAGGTTGTGTTCGCCGATGCCGTTGGTGCGGGCACGGTAGTGGTCCTTGAGGGCGCCGATGATGTAATCGCGCGTCTCTGCCGGATCGATGACCTGCTCGAAGCCGAAGACCTGGGCCACGTCGTAGGCCGTGGTGCCCTTGGCCATCTCGGCCAGGCGCAGCTCGTACATCTCCGGATCGGTTTCCTTGTCGATGCCGTGGACCACGGCGACCGCGGAGGTCGGGTCCATGAAGCTGACCTCGGAGGACCACCAGCCGGCGGTGGAGTCGGCGGTGCCGCCGCCGCCCATGTTGATCAATGCCTGTCCGTAGTTCTTGCGCATCGTCACGGCGATCTTCGGGACGGTGACCAGCGACAGGGCGTTCATCCAGTTGATGATCTTGCCGGCAACCTTGCTGCGCTCGGCCTCCAGGCCGATCAGGAAGCCGGGCTGGTCAACCAGGTGGACGACCGGGATGTTGTAGGAGTCGCACAGCACCAGGAAGCTGGTCGCCTTGTCGCAGGCAGCCCCGTCCAGTGCGCCGCCCTTGAACTGCGGGTTGTTGGCGATGATGCCCACGGACTGGCCGTTGATGCGGGCCAGCGAGGTGACCAGGGACTTGCCGTAGCGGGCCTTGATCGGGAAGACCGAGCCGGTGTCGGCAATGATCTCGATGACCTTGCGCACGTCGTAGGTCTGCGTGCGGGACTCGGGAACGATCGCCTTGAGTTCCGCGGCGCGCTCGCCCGAGCCGGCCGGGACCGGTGCGGTCGGCGGCAGCTCGCCGTTGTGCGAGGGCAGGTAGGACAGGAAGCGGCGGATCAGTTCGATCGCTTCCTCGTCGGAGTCGGCGACCGCGTCGGCGAACCCGGTGACCTCGGCGTGCATCTTCCAGCCGCCGAGTTCCTGGGCGTCGACCTGCTGGCCGGTGGCGCGGGCCACCAGGTTGGGGCTGGACACCGCGAGCACTGCACCCTTGCGGAAGACCGCAAAGTCACTGGTCATGGTGTGCCAGGCGGCCGAACCGAAGCAGTAGCCGAAGGCCGCGGACACCCATGGGCTTTCGCGCTTGCGCAGGAAGCGGGTCTTGCCGTTGGCCGAGCCCATGCCGGTGCCGCCCATGGCGTCGGGCATGCGCACGCCGGTGGACTCGGAAAGGTAGACCAGCGGCTGGCCGGTCTTGACCACCATTTCCTTGAAGTGGGACATCTTCTTGTTGCTGATCGGGGACGAGGAGGAGCCCTTGACGGTGAAGTCGTAGGCGACCACGCTCGCGCGCCGGCCGTCGATCTCGCCGCTGCCGGTGATCTTGCCGTCGGCCGGGGTCTTGTCGCGGTCCGCCGGCACGGCCGAGGTCACGAACAGCCCGGACTCGCGGAACGTGCCCGGGTCCAGCAGCAGCGCGACGCGCTCGCGTGCGTTCAGCTCGCCCTTGTCGCGGCGGGCATCAAGCTTCCGGGCCCCGCCCATGGCCAGGGCGGCGGCGCGCTTCTGCTCGTGCTCCTGCTCGCGGGTCAACTTTGCATCCTGGGTCTTCACGGCTTCCTGCGTCATGACTGCTACCTTCCTTCCGTGCCGTTGGCACCCGTGTGGGTGGCCCGGCTCTGCTCAAGTACTGCGCGCGCGGCAAGTGCCGCGTCTTCGAATGCCGGGAACACGGGGATGCCGATCGCCCGTGCGCGCTTGGCGTAGGCCTCGATCATCTCCCCGGTTTCGGCGCTGCCGTCGGTCTTCAGGACCAACAGCTGGTGGGTGCCGGGCG encodes:
- a CDS encoding ABC transporter substrate-binding protein; the encoded protein is MFESRNGGSPFGGLQGLDGGVSRRSLLRYAGLGAAALGSVPLLAACGGGKNASEGGVTDFSIAAFPGDAYFLDAVNLANKDYAKHNLNVPKHLNPQSGVQAFQLLVAGAIDGYAADTLLLMATHANSSKGKRPLLVGFRTMETTYGIVGSQKHQWPSADASFEEKMASLKGKKVGVSSVGAGGDLQLKLALELAGMKYSDVTALAIGPTAQAIPNLKADRVDAYVTVQWTSTRFVAKETGGTILIDFAEKGVPDLMRNQAVVAIGVREDLVEQKPEVVQNWLAAQEDANKWIIANPDKAADLLNTTGLGGKAPEIAKAYVEHYAADVAPKLNPMFKASKETVDHMAELALRFGSVKKGDITFESLVPEFARA
- a CDS encoding NADPH:quinone oxidoreductase family protein encodes the protein MTIPSTLKAWSVTELGEPVDALQLVERAVPTPGEGQVLVRVLASAANFPDVLMCRGVYQVKPELPFTPGREVCAEVISTGPGVTRAKVGDRVLGLTTLPHGGFAEYALMDQHAVHSAPASLDDAQAACLFIGYQTGWFGLHRLARIQPGETLLVHAAAGGVGSAAIQLGKAAGAKVIGVVGGAAKAAYAKELGADLVIDRREEDFVALVNEFTDGRGADVIYDPVGGETYQRSTKCIAFEGRIIVVGFAGGEIQSAKLNHALVKNYAILGIHWGLYNTKNPQAVDDCHKELTRLADSGAIVPFVSERFEIDGVPAGLQRLADGKTVGRVVMEHSQSST
- a CDS encoding biotin/lipoyl-binding carrier protein is translated as MAETIAADMGANVWKILVAPGDKVEEDDVFMILEAMKMEIPVMAEDAGTVTELHVAEGDVVAPGQALVSFEAE
- a CDS encoding acetyl-CoA carboxylase biotin carboxylase subunit, which produces MNAFPESLLIANRGEIARRIIRTAKRVGVRTVAVYHAVDAGLPYVSEADVAIELTGATPVQSYLDKDQIVTIAKAQGATAIHPGYGFLAENAGFARQVAEAGLTWIGPSAEVIEVMGDKVESRRSVAVAGVPISGDAGAALKTGDEAVEAAKTVGYPVMVKASAGGGGIGMAVAHTDEELRKAFENTKSMSERSFGSDRVFIERFVESARHIEIQVLGLDNGTIVAFGERDCSTQRRHQKLIEESPAPNLAPEIRAKLIEAAIAAAGSVGYRNAGTVEFLLDTRTGDFVFLEMNTRIQVEHPITEMTHGVDLIEQQLSIAASGTTTPDFNPVQRGHAIELRICAEDPKKFFPRPGPIDGWIEPTGDGIRVDSGYAAGTEVTPHFDSLIAKVCAYGETREEALVRAVKACEDFVIEGLVTNQPFLEEILDDEEFTDGRYDTGLVERIQQRLKEQAKLAKRSA
- a CDS encoding acyl-CoA carboxylase subunit beta, producing MTQEAVKTQDAKLTREQEHEQKRAAALAMGGARKLDARRDKGELNARERVALLLDPGTFRESGLFVTSAVPADRDKTPADGKITGSGEIDGRRASVVAYDFTVKGSSSSPISNKKMSHFKEMVVKTGQPLVYLSESTGVRMPDAMGGTGMGSANGKTRFLRKRESPWVSAAFGYCFGSAAWHTMTSDFAVFRKGAVLAVSSPNLVARATGQQVDAQELGGWKMHAEVTGFADAVADSDEEAIELIRRFLSYLPSHNGELPPTAPVPAGSGERAAELKAIVPESRTQTYDVRKVIEIIADTGSVFPIKARYGKSLVTSLARINGQSVGIIANNPQFKGGALDGAACDKATSFLVLCDSYNIPVVHLVDQPGFLIGLEAERSKVAGKIINWMNALSLVTVPKIAVTMRKNYGQALINMGGGGTADSTAGWWSSEVSFMDPTSAVAVVHGIDKETDPEMYELRLAEMAKGTTAYDVAQVFGFEQVIDPAETRDYIIGALKDHYRARTNGIGEHNLSTWPTSF